In Camelus ferus isolate YT-003-E chromosome 5, BCGSAC_Cfer_1.0, whole genome shotgun sequence, one genomic interval encodes:
- the DHRS9 gene encoding LOW QUALITY PROTEIN: dehydrogenase/reductase SDR family member 9 (The sequence of the model RefSeq protein was modified relative to this genomic sequence to represent the inferred CDS: deleted 1 base in 1 codon): MLFWVLALLILCALLWNYKGQLKIADITDKYIFITGCDTGFGNLAARTFDKKGFRVIAACLTESGSTTLKAETSERLHTVLLDVTDPENVKRTTQWVKNQVGEKGLWGLINNAGVPGVLAPTDWLTVEDYREPIEVNLFGLINVTLNMLPLVKKAQGRVINVSSIGGRLAFSGGGYAPSKYAVEGFNDSLRRDMKAFGVHVACIEPGLFKTDLSDPVKMTEKKLTIWKHLSSDVKQQYGEGYIEKSLDKLKGTTSFVNMDLSLVVECMDHALTSLFPKTHYTVGKDAKTFWIPLSHMPAVLQDFLLLKQKAELANPKAV; encoded by the exons atgctctTTTGGGTGTTAGCCCTCCTGATCCTTTGTGCTTTGCTATGGAATTATAAAGGACAACTAAAGATTGCAGACATCActgataaatacattttcatcacTGGGTGTGACACTGGCTTTGGAAACTTGGCAGCCAGAACTTTTGATAAAAAAGGATTTCGTGTAATTGCTGCCTGTCTGACTGAATCAGGATCAACGACGTTAAAGGCAGAAACCTCAGAAAGGCTTCATACTGTGCTTCTGGACGTAACTGACCCAGAGAATGTCAAAAGGACTACCCAGTGGGTGAAAAACCAAGTTGGGGAGAAAG GTCTCTGGGGTCTGATCAACAATGCAGGTGTTCCTGGCGTGCTGGCACCCACCGACTGGCTGACGGTAGAGGACTACAGGGAACCTATTGAAGTGAACCTGTTTGGGCTCATCAATGTGACGCTAAATATGCTTCCCTTGGTCAAAAAAGCTCAAGGGAGGGTTATCAACGTGTCCAGCATTGGGGGTCGGCTTGCATTCAGTGGAGGGGGTTATGCTCCATCTAAGTACGCAGTAGAAGGCTTCAATGACAGCTTAAG GCGAGACATGAAAGCTTTTGGTGTGCACGTAGCATGCATT GAACCAGGACTGTTCAAGACAGATTTGTCAGATCCAGTAAAGATGACTGAAAAAAAACTCACCATTTGGAAGCATCTGTCTTCAGATGTCAAACAACAATATGGAGAAGGTTACATTGAAAAAA GTCTAGACAAACTGAAAGGCACTACATCCTTTGTGAACATGGACCTGTCCCTGGTGGTGGAGTGCATGGACCATGCTCTCACAAGTCTCTTCCCTAAAACCCATTATACTGTTGGAAAAGATGCCAAAACTTTCTGGATACCTCTGTCTCATATGCCAGCAGTTTTGCAAGACTTTTTATTGTtgaaacagaaagcagagctgGCTAATCCCAAGGCAGTGTGA